Proteins co-encoded in one Patescibacteria group bacterium genomic window:
- a CDS encoding amino acid permease: MNKDFFKAFSTLTGTIIGVGLFSLPFITARVGIWVMLLYFFVLGTVVILVALLYGEIALRTEDMRRLPGYAEKYLGASAKKIALISNGLGLGGAVLAYIVVGGSFLSALAGPFFGGSSFTYTLVFFAVGALLIYSGVKGIARVEFFLLIFLFAVLILIFNRGFSFIEIKNLFAFDPKYLFLPYGAVLFSLSGSSLIPEVKEILKDNPKKLKSVIIWSVLVSAIVYLIFIFLILGITGQGTSNEAIAGLKAMLNNGVAEMALLFGILTVFTSFLTLGLTLKKILWYDLKLKKNLAWALACFVPLALFLLGFDDFIAIISLTGGVLLGVDVLLIILIYLKAKTKGDLIPVYSVNLPRFFAYFLILFFVAGAIYEIIYFAG; the protein is encoded by the coding sequence ATGAATAAAGATTTTTTTAAGGCGTTTTCTACTTTAACAGGGACTATTATTGGAGTGGGTCTTTTTAGTTTGCCTTTTATTACCGCTCGGGTGGGCATTTGGGTGATGCTTCTTTATTTTTTTGTTTTGGGAACGGTTGTTATCTTAGTGGCTCTGCTTTATGGCGAGATCGCCTTAAGAACGGAAGATATGCGCCGTTTACCCGGCTACGCCGAAAAATATTTGGGCGCGTCGGCTAAAAAAATCGCCTTGATTTCAAACGGTTTAGGGTTGGGCGGAGCGGTTTTGGCTTATATTGTTGTCGGGGGAAGTTTTTTGAGCGCTTTAGCAGGTCCGTTTTTTGGAGGAAGCAGTTTTACTTATACTCTTGTTTTTTTCGCGGTAGGCGCTCTTTTAATATATTCTGGTGTTAAAGGCATTGCTCGAGTTGAATTTTTTCTGCTTATTTTTCTTTTTGCCGTGTTGATATTAATTTTCAATCGCGGTTTTTCCTTTATTGAAATAAAAAACCTGTTTGCTTTTGACCCGAAATATCTTTTTTTACCTTATGGAGCTGTTCTTTTTTCTTTATCTGGTTCTTCTCTAATTCCAGAAGTGAAAGAAATACTTAAAGATAACCCAAAAAAATTAAAAAGCGTAATTATTTGGTCTGTTTTGGTTTCAGCGATTGTTTATCTTATTTTTATTTTTCTAATTCTGGGCATTACTGGACAAGGAACTTCTAACGAAGCGATTGCCGGTTTGAAAGCGATGCTTAATAATGGCGTCGCAGAGATGGCTTTGCTTTTCGGCATTCTGACCGTTTTCACTTCTTTTTTGACATTAGGATTGACGCTTAAAAAAATTCTTTGGTATGATTTGAAATTAAAGAAAAACTTGGCTTGGGCGTTGGCTTGTTTTGTTCCGCTCGCGCTTTTTCTTTTGGGCTTTGATGATTTTATCGCGATTATCAGTTTAACGGGCGGAGTTCTTTTGGGGGTTGATGTTCTTTTGATTATTTTAATTTATCTCAAAGCGAAAACAAAAGGCGATTTGATCCCGGTGTACAGTGTTAATCTTCCGCGCTTTTTCGCCTATTTTCTAATTTTGTTTTTTGTCGCAGGCGCGATTTACGAAATTATTTATTTCGCGGGTTGA
- a CDS encoding HIT domain-containing protein: protein MECLFCKIAHHQQEVDLVYENEEFIVINDIHPQAPIHLLIIPKKHIDSINHLEEADKEMISKMIFLAKDLASQKEVAEKGYRLSFNVGRGGGQIIDHLHLHLMGGWNE from the coding sequence ATGGAATGCTTATTTTGTAAAATCGCTCATCATCAACAAGAGGTGGATCTTGTTTACGAAAACGAGGAATTTATTGTTATTAACGATATTCATCCTCAAGCGCCGATTCATCTTTTAATTATCCCGAAAAAGCATATTGATTCAATTAACCATTTAGAAGAGGCGGATAAAGAGATGATAAGCAAGATGATTTTTTTGGCGAAGGATTTGGCGAGTCAAAAAGAAGTGGCGGAAAAAGGATATCGTTTGTCTTTCAATGTTGGGCGCGGAGGCGGACAGATTATTGACCATTTACATTTGCACTTAATGGGAGGATGGAATGAATAA
- the hisS gene encoding histidine--tRNA ligase, protein MNKKSFQAVRGMRDILPDDQRYWEKVRRIIGKVAETYDFARIDTPILENVDLFVKGTGAFTDIVEKEMFALRTKGGDKLVLRPEFTPSVIRAYLENGLSRLPHPVKLYSVGPIFRYERPQKGRYRQSEQASFETIGEKDPVLDAQLIQLFFSISGELGLKRLVTQINSVGCPQCRPNYKKALLVFFRKIKNELCSDCQRRLKQNPLRLLDCKNEKCAQLTEDAPQVIDSLCGECHNHFKSVLEYLDELEIPYILNSRLVRGLDYYTKTVFEIWPEEKDGRQIALAGGGRYDGLVKLLGGRETQAVGFAIGLDRMIALMKERKIKAPSKARASVFLVQLGDLGKKKSLSLFEKLQKAGIKTATSFNRDRMTTQLKIANKLGSRFALILGQKEALDETIIVRDMISGIQEVVPMAKIINVLKKKIKSKLVVKRLV, encoded by the coding sequence ATGAATAAAAAATCATTTCAAGCAGTTAGGGGGATGCGCGATATTTTGCCTGATGACCAGAGATATTGGGAAAAGGTTCGGCGAATTATTGGAAAAGTTGCCGAGACCTACGATTTCGCGAGAATAGACACGCCTATTTTGGAGAATGTTGATTTATTTGTGAAGGGGACGGGCGCGTTTACGGATATTGTTGAAAAAGAAATGTTCGCTTTGAGGACGAAGGGAGGCGACAAGTTGGTTTTGCGTCCGGAATTTACGCCGTCGGTGATTAGGGCTTATTTGGAAAACGGGCTTTCAAGATTGCCTCATCCTGTTAAATTATACAGCGTCGGTCCTATTTTCCGTTATGAAAGACCTCAAAAAGGTCGTTATCGGCAATCGGAGCAGGCGAGTTTTGAGACCATTGGCGAAAAAGACCCCGTTCTTGACGCGCAATTGATTCAGTTGTTTTTTTCCATTAGCGGAGAGTTGGGTCTTAAGAGGTTGGTGACGCAAATCAACAGCGTTGGCTGTCCGCAATGCAGACCAAATTACAAGAAGGCGCTTTTGGTTTTTTTTAGGAAAATAAAAAACGAACTTTGTTCCGATTGCCAAAGGCGGTTGAAACAAAATCCGTTAAGATTGCTTGATTGTAAAAATGAAAAATGCGCTCAATTAACCGAGGATGCTCCGCAGGTGATTGATTCTTTGTGCGGCGAATGTCATAATCATTTCAAGAGCGTTTTGGAATATTTGGACGAGTTAGAAATTCCATATATTTTAAACTCGCGTTTGGTTCGGGGACTAGATTATTACACAAAGACGGTTTTTGAAATATGGCCGGAAGAAAAAGATGGTCGTCAAATCGCATTGGCGGGCGGCGGGCGGTATGACGGATTGGTTAAACTTTTAGGAGGAAGAGAAACGCAGGCGGTTGGATTTGCGATTGGTTTAGACAGAATGATTGCCTTAATGAAGGAAAGAAAGATTAAGGCGCCTTCAAAAGCTCGCGCTTCGGTTTTTTTGGTTCAGTTAGGCGATTTAGGGAAAAAGAAGTCATTAAGTTTATTTGAAAAATTGCAAAAGGCGGGGATAAAAACAGCGACTTCTTTTAACCGCGACAGAATGACGACACAATTGAAAATAGCCAATAAATTGGGTTCGCGATTTGCTTTGATTTTAGGGCAGAAGGAAGCGCTTGACGAAACAATTATTGTCCGCGATATGATTTCTGGAATTCAGGAGGTTGTTCCGATGGCTAAAATTATTAATGTTCTTAAGAAGAAGATTAAAAGCAAATTAGTGGTCAAACGATTAGTGTAA
- the lepB gene encoding signal peptidase I produces MRKLFVFAWEIVKIVVISLAIIVPVRYYLIQPFFVYGASMEPNFSNGNYLIINEIGYRLGEPQRSEVVVFKYPLNPSQYYIKRIVGLPGETVEIKDGLVFIYNQSFPDGMVLDESLYLPKDRITSGNTKIKLGEDEYFVLGDNRQASSDSRRWGALPEDNIIGRAWIRAWPFNSAEVY; encoded by the coding sequence ATGAGAAAATTGTTTGTTTTTGCATGGGAGATTGTTAAAATCGTGGTTATTTCCTTGGCGATCATTGTTCCAGTTCGCTATTATTTAATTCAGCCGTTTTTTGTTTATGGGGCTTCTATGGAGCCGAATTTTAGCAATGGGAATTATTTAATTATTAACGAAATTGGTTATCGTCTTGGCGAGCCGCAAAGGAGCGAGGTAGTCGTTTTTAAATATCCGCTTAATCCATCGCAGTATTATATTAAAAGAATTGTCGGATTGCCAGGCGAAACAGTTGAGATTAAGGACGGTCTGGTTTTTATTTACAATCAAAGTTTTCCAGATGGGATGGTTTTGGATGAGTCGTTGTATTTACCTAAGGACAGAATTACCTCGGGCAATACAAAAATTAAATTAGGAGAAGACGAATATTTTGTTTTGGGCGATAATAGGCAAGCCAGTTCAGATTCGCGAAGATGGGGGGCTTTGCCGGAGGATAATATTATTGGCAGGGCGTGGATTAGGGCGTGGCCTTTTAATTCAGCAGAGGTTTATTAA
- a CDS encoding LCP family protein produces the protein MNNHLKQINRLIKKDLFDERIKKQRQEKKNKKRNIVVFSAFILIALFLSALSWQILDASYATNETKKEISQNKPTQTIKSILPSQVFKKEKPEINILALGRPGDGYSGGNLTDTIILIHLKQNEESDSGQKAFLISLPRDLLVQIPNRGGLTKINALYSLVGIEWLKEKIYEITGLAVDHHIIVDLAVVEEVISLVDGLNVFVEQDINDPYFPGPNYSYQTFNLSAGWRYLNGATALRYIRTRYTSPNGDFDRMSRQQQVIQLLKQKVLALNPLWDFPTYVKIFSSLQSHIETDLGIMEMKSFWQTAQKIGSDNISSIVIDKKETGLLIGGQVPLGQYTASVVYPKAGQENYDEIKNFIKQTIE, from the coding sequence ATGAACAACCATCTTAAACAAATCAACCGACTTATTAAAAAGGATTTATTTGACGAGCGGATTAAGAAACAAAGACAAGAGAAAAAAAATAAAAAACGAAATATTGTCGTCTTTTCCGCGTTTATCCTAATCGCTCTTTTCCTTTCCGCGCTTTCTTGGCAAATATTGGACGCCTCTTACGCGACGAACGAGACAAAAAAAGAAATTAGCCAAAACAAACCAACCCAAACAATAAAATCTATTTTGCCCTCGCAGGTTTTTAAAAAAGAAAAACCGGAAATAAACATTTTAGCGTTAGGCAGACCGGGAGATGGTTATTCCGGTGGCAATTTAACGGATACAATTATCTTAATCCATCTCAAACAAAACGAGGAATCCGACAGCGGACAAAAAGCGTTTTTAATTTCTCTTCCGCGCGACTTGTTGGTCCAAATCCCTAATAGAGGCGGATTGACCAAAATAAACGCGCTTTATAGTTTGGTCGGGATTGAATGGCTCAAAGAAAAAATTTACGAGATTACGGGACTGGCGGTTGACCATCATATTATCGTTGACCTGGCCGTCGTTGAAGAAGTAATTTCATTAGTTGACGGATTAAATGTTTTCGTCGAGCAAGACATCAACGACCCGTATTTCCCCGGTCCTAATTACTCATATCAAACATTCAACCTCTCTGCCGGCTGGAGATATTTGAACGGCGCGACGGCCTTGAGATATATTCGCACCCGCTATACTTCGCCCAACGGCGACTTTGACCGAATGTCCCGCCAACAGCAAGTCATTCAACTCCTCAAACAAAAAGTCCTCGCTCTTAATCCCCTTTGGGATTTCCCAACTTATGTTAAGATATTCAGTAGTTTGCAGAGCCATATTGAAACCGACTTGGGAATTATGGAAATGAAATCATTTTGGCAAACAGCCCAAAAAATCGGCTCGGACAATATTTCCAGCATCGTCATAGATAAAAAAGAAACAGGTCTTCTGATTGGCGGGCAAGTCCCCCTCGGACAATACACCGCCTCCGTCGTCTATCCAAAGGCGGGACAGGAAAATTATGATGAAATAAAAAATTTCATCAAACAAACAATAGAATAA
- the pth gene encoding aminoacyl-tRNA hydrolase — translation MKLIVGLGNPGIQYEKTRHNFGWRAVDVLAREMEASSWKIDLRFNAFVAECFLNGEKIIFAKPQTFMNNSGIAVKSIADYYKILTEEILIIHDEIDLPLGEAKIQKNRGAAGHNGIKSVIEKLKSKDFIRMRLGIKSDEQKNLKTEEFVLQNFTDKEEKIVQKTIKKAIQIIRTAF, via the coding sequence ATGAAACTTATAGTCGGTCTCGGCAACCCAGGCATACAATATGAAAAAACCCGCCATAATTTTGGATGGCGGGCTGTTGATGTATTGGCGCGGGAAATGGAAGCAAGTAGTTGGAAAATAGATCTTCGGTTTAACGCTTTTGTCGCGGAATGTTTTTTGAACGGCGAAAAAATCATTTTTGCCAAACCGCAAACTTTTATGAATAACTCCGGCATCGCCGTCAAATCAATCGCCGACTATTACAAAATCTTAACAGAAGAAATTTTAATTATCCATGACGAAATTGATTTGCCTTTAGGCGAAGCGAAAATCCAAAAAAACAGAGGCGCCGCTGGACACAACGGTATCAAGTCGGTTATTGAAAAATTAAAATCAAAAGATTTCATCAGAATGCGCCTCGGCATCAAATCCGACGAACAGAAAAATTTAAAAACAGAAGAATTTGTTCTTCAAAATTTTACCGACAAAGAGGAAAAAATTGTCCAAAAGACAATAAAAAAGGCCATCCAGATTATAAGGACAGCCTTTTAG
- the dprA gene encoding DNA-processing protein DprA, whose amino-acid sequence MNKFVKPHAKYYNAFNLIGGIGPISFKKLLGYFKTIENAWQAETGEFAKAGIGKSAIENIRAKRSQINLDFEMERLSREGVDLVTIQDKNYPKLLKEIYAPPAMLYVRGKISSENNLGLGVVGSRNVSLYGKQITPLLTAELAQAGLTIISGLAKGVDTLAHQAALKVGGNTIAVLGCGVDYKSIYPYCNRDLAEKIIQSGGAVISEFPLETQPLPQYFPQRNRIISGLSKGVLVIEAAERSGALITARDALEQNRDVFALPGPIFSVNSFGPNNLIKMGAKLISQADDILQEFNL is encoded by the coding sequence ATGAATAAATTTGTCAAGCCCCACGCAAAATATTACAACGCTTTTAATCTTATTGGCGGAATTGGGCCTATATCTTTCAAAAAACTGTTGGGCTATTTTAAAACAATAGAAAACGCTTGGCAAGCCGAAACAGGCGAATTTGCAAAAGCCGGGATAGGCAAATCAGCTATTGAAAATATCCGCGCGAAAAGGTCTCAAATTAATCTTGATTTTGAAATGGAAAGATTAAGTAGGGAAGGGGTTGACCTCGTCACCATCCAAGACAAAAATTATCCGAAACTACTTAAAGAAATATACGCCCCACCCGCTATGCTTTATGTTAGAGGGAAAATCTCGTCTGAAAACAATTTGGGGTTGGGTGTTGTCGGCTCAAGAAATGTTTCTCTTTACGGAAAACAAATAACACCCCTTCTCACCGCCGAGTTAGCCCAAGCGGGATTAACTATTATCAGCGGATTGGCAAAAGGCGTAGATACATTAGCTCATCAAGCGGCGCTTAAAGTCGGCGGAAATACGATCGCCGTTTTAGGTTGCGGAGTTGACTATAAGAGTATTTACCCGTATTGTAATCGTGACTTGGCAGAAAAGATAATTCAAAGCGGAGGCGCTGTCATTAGCGAATTTCCTCTTGAAACCCAACCACTCCCTCAATACTTCCCCCAACGCAATCGCATTATTTCCGGATTAAGCAAGGGCGTTTTGGTTATTGAAGCCGCGGAAAGAAGCGGCGCTTTGATTACGGCCAGAGACGCTTTAGAACAAAACCGAGATGTTTTCGCTTTACCCGGACCAATTTTCTCCGTCAATTCTTTCGGTCCGAATAATTTAATAAAGATGGGCGCTAAACTAATTAGCCAAGCCGACGACATTCTCCAAGAATTTAATTTATGA
- the topA gene encoding type I DNA topoisomerase encodes MKLIIVESPTKAKIISKFLGKNYKVLSSFGHLRDLPKSELGIDTEKNFAPKYIIPVKARKAANELKKAAKEADLIILATDEDREGEAIAWHILQIFETAKPKAHQRIVFHEITEKAIKESLENPREIDINLVNAQQARRILDRLVGYELSPFLWKKVVKGLSAGRVQSVAVRLIVDREREIKAFKPEEYWSVEAELKKRDNPNQFIAHLIKTGDKKIPKMGIKNKEEADAILKNLDGAEYKIAAVERKELKKHPMPPYKTSVLQQDAARKLGFSAKQTMRIAQQLYENGHITYHRTDSFNIAAEALASAREFIKNKLGAKYLPDAPKFYKTNKKGAQEAHEAIRPTHPKYEPSEIKQYLNPTQYKLYNLIWQRFIASQMNPAILDSVSVDILAEKTKGVPHTFRANGSTIKFDGFLRICPMKFKENVLPPLTKDELLKLIKLIPSQHFTLPPARYNDASLIKILEEYDIGRPSTYAPTISTIQDRGYVKKDEQKRFIPAEIGFIVIDLLKENFSQIVDVEFTAKVENDLDKIAEGKQEWQTVIKEFYEPFHKNLLKKYDEVEKKILDKPTEKKCPECGSPIVIKLGRFGEFYACSAFPKCKHAAPIIVPTGVKCPECGKGDIIERKTRRGKTFYSCSQYPKCKFALWDKPTGEKCPECGALMVEKGKAIKCSNKECK; translated from the coding sequence ATGAAACTAATTATCGTAGAAAGCCCTACAAAGGCAAAAATAATTTCCAAGTTTTTAGGCAAAAACTACAAGGTCTTGTCTTCTTTTGGGCATCTCCGCGATTTGCCTAAATCAGAACTTGGCATAGACACAGAAAAAAATTTCGCGCCCAAATATATTATTCCCGTCAAAGCGCGAAAGGCGGCTAACGAATTAAAAAAAGCCGCCAAAGAAGCAGATTTAATCATTCTTGCGACTGACGAAGACCGCGAAGGAGAAGCCATCGCTTGGCATATTCTCCAAATTTTTGAAACCGCCAAACCCAAGGCGCATCAAAGAATTGTTTTTCACGAAATAACGGAAAAAGCGATTAAGGAATCGTTGGAAAATCCGAGAGAAATTGATATTAATTTAGTCAACGCCCAACAGGCGCGGCGAATTTTAGACCGCCTCGTCGGATACGAACTCTCGCCGTTTTTGTGGAAAAAAGTAGTCAAAGGATTGTCAGCTGGAAGAGTCCAGTCAGTCGCCGTCCGCCTCATTGTTGACCGCGAAAGGGAAATAAAAGCGTTCAAACCGGAAGAATACTGGAGCGTTGAAGCGGAATTAAAAAAGCGCGATAACCCCAATCAATTCATCGCGCATCTTATCAAAACGGGCGATAAAAAAATTCCCAAAATGGGAATAAAAAATAAAGAAGAAGCGGACGCGATTTTAAAAAACCTTGATGGAGCCGAATACAAAATCGCCGCCGTGGAACGCAAGGAATTAAAAAAACATCCCATGCCGCCATACAAAACGAGCGTCCTCCAACAAGACGCGGCGCGCAAACTTGGCTTTTCCGCCAAACAAACAATGCGAATCGCCCAACAACTATACGAAAACGGTCACATCACCTATCATAGAACCGATTCGTTTAATATCGCCGCCGAAGCGCTCGCCTCTGCGCGCGAATTTATTAAAAACAAACTCGGCGCGAAATATCTTCCAGACGCTCCCAAATTTTACAAAACAAATAAAAAAGGCGCGCAAGAAGCGCATGAAGCAATCCGCCCAACCCATCCAAAATATGAACCGTCCGAAATTAAGCAATATCTCAATCCGACCCAATACAAATTATATAATTTAATTTGGCAAAGATTTATCGCCAGCCAAATGAATCCCGCTATTTTGGATTCCGTCTCCGTTGATATTTTAGCGGAAAAAACAAAAGGCGTCCCACATACATTCCGAGCCAACGGTTCAACAATTAAATTTGACGGCTTTTTAAGAATTTGCCCGATGAAATTTAAAGAGAATGTTCTGCCCCCGCTCACGAAAGACGAACTCTTGAAATTAATTAAACTCATTCCTTCCCAACATTTCACCCTCCCGCCCGCCAGATACAACGACGCCTCGCTTATTAAAATTTTGGAAGAATACGACATCGGCCGCCCCTCAACTTACGCGCCGACTATTAGCACAATTCAAGACCGCGGCTATGTTAAAAAAGATGAGCAAAAAAGATTTATCCCCGCGGAAATCGGCTTTATCGTCATAGATCTGCTCAAGGAAAACTTTTCCCAAATTGTTGATGTTGAATTTACCGCCAAAGTGGAAAACGATTTAGATAAAATAGCCGAAGGCAAACAAGAATGGCAAACGGTTATTAAAGAATTTTACGAACCGTTCCATAAAAACCTGCTCAAAAAATATGACGAAGTAGAAAAGAAAATTCTTGATAAACCAACCGAAAAAAAATGCCCCGAATGCGGCAGCCCGATCGTAATTAAATTAGGAAGGTTCGGCGAGTTTTACGCCTGCTCCGCCTTCCCTAAATGCAAGCACGCCGCGCCAATTATCGTGCCAACCGGCGTCAAATGCCCTGAATGCGGAAAAGGCGACATCATTGAAAGAAAAACAAGAAGAGGAAAAACATTCTACTCCTGCTCTCAATACCCCAAATGCAAATTCGCCCTCTGGGACAAACCCACCGGCGAAAAATGCCCCGAATGCGGCGCCCTCATGGTAGAAAAAGGAAAAGCAATTAAATGTTCTAATAAAGAATGTAAATAG
- a CDS encoding RelA/SpoT family protein, whose translation MADIQQIIEQFKKDNPLEDSDVILRAYHFAAEAHRGQKRKSGDDYITHCLGAAETLVRLRMDSETIAAGLLHDVLDDTKVTPKQMEKEFGANILKLVNGVCKIGKLKYRGEERAAENLRKLFLAMAEDIRVILIKFADRLHNIKTLDALPAEKQKRIALETLEIYAPLADRLGIGEIKGQLEDYSFAFINPKEYQEISSKVKGKYAENIKYLEKTIPLIKKVLSEKGIKVVEIHARAKHYYSLYKKLLKYDMDWHRVYDLVALRVIVPDIESCYATLGIVHKKWRPLFGRIKDYIALPKSNGYKSIHTTIFCDKGKITELQIRTPQMHEEAEYGIAAHWHYKENKGLLKTYIQQKILKQAPKKRAIKMAEELVWVKQLREWQKEKFSSPREFFDSLKIDFLKDRIFVFTPKGDVIDLPEGATSIDFAYQIHTDIGHQCVGVKVDGKLCPLSEPLRNGQMVDVMTQKNKKPSRDWLRFVKTNQAKSSINAWYRKN comes from the coding sequence ATGGCTGATATTCAGCAAATTATTGAACAATTTAAGAAAGATAATCCATTAGAGGACTCTGATGTTATTTTGAGGGCCTACCATTTTGCCGCGGAAGCGCATCGGGGACAGAAAAGAAAATCAGGGGACGATTATATCACCCACTGTCTCGGCGCGGCTGAAACGCTCGTTCGCTTAAGAATGGATTCAGAGACCATCGCCGCTGGATTGCTTCATGATGTTTTGGATGATACAAAGGTCACGCCAAAACAAATGGAAAAAGAATTTGGCGCGAATATTTTGAAATTGGTCAACGGGGTCTGTAAAATTGGGAAACTTAAATATCGGGGCGAGGAAAGAGCGGCGGAAAATTTAAGAAAATTGTTTTTAGCGATGGCAGAAGACATCCGAGTTATTCTGATAAAATTCGCCGATCGCCTCCATAACATTAAAACGCTTGACGCCTTGCCCGCAGAAAAACAAAAGAGAATCGCTTTAGAAACATTGGAAATTTACGCTCCTTTAGCTGATCGTTTAGGTATCGGAGAAATTAAAGGACAACTGGAAGATTATTCTTTCGCGTTCATTAATCCAAAAGAGTATCAGGAAATATCAAGTAAAGTTAAAGGGAAATACGCCGAAAACATCAAATATCTTGAGAAAACAATCCCTCTGATTAAAAAGGTCTTAAGCGAAAAAGGAATTAAGGTTGTTGAAATTCACGCGCGCGCGAAACATTATTACAGTTTATATAAAAAACTTTTGAAATATGATATGGATTGGCACAGAGTCTACGACTTAGTCGCCCTGCGAGTGATCGTCCCCGATATTGAAAGTTGTTACGCGACTCTGGGAATTGTCCATAAAAAATGGCGACCTCTCTTTGGTCGAATTAAGGATTATATCGCTCTTCCAAAATCAAACGGATATAAATCTATTCACACAACCATTTTTTGCGACAAGGGGAAAATCACCGAACTTCAAATCCGCACGCCTCAAATGCACGAAGAAGCGGAATATGGTATCGCCGCCCACTGGCATTACAAAGAAAATAAGGGCCTGCTTAAAACATACATCCAGCAAAAAATTCTCAAGCAGGCGCCAAAAAAAAGAGCGATCAAAATGGCTGAAGAACTTGTTTGGGTAAAGCAGTTGCGAGAATGGCAAAAAGAAAAATTTTCTTCGCCGCGGGAATTTTTTGACTCGCTCAAAATTGATTTTCTCAAGGACCGAATTTTCGTCTTTACGCCCAAGGGCGATGTTATTGATTTGCCCGAAGGAGCCACTTCCATAGATTTCGCCTATCAAATCCATACTGACATTGGCCATCAATGTGTCGGCGTTAAAGTTGACGGGAAATTATGCCCGCTTTCCGAACCATTAAGAAACGGACAAATGGTTGATGTTATGACCCAAAAAAACAAAAAACCAAGCCGGGACTGGCTGAGATTTGTTAAGACCAACCAAGCGAAAAGCAGTATCAACGCCTGGTATCGTAAGAATTAA
- a CDS encoding ParB/RepB/Spo0J family partition protein translates to MAKTLGRGLQSLIPKKQQKITDLASSRMQRAGWAKQKRESIFNVETDKIRPNPLQPRRDFAEKPLKELADSIREHGILQPLIVTKVEKTTSRGRKVEYELIAGERRWRAAQMAGLPSVPVVIRDSAARQKLEIALVENIQRENLNPIEMAIAFKQFQDDFGMKHHEIAEKVGRQRTSVTNFLRLLTLPQEVQDALSSGKTKEGRARALLLAEPSARLPLFREMMKHDWGVRVIEDKARKFAVPNKFATGHGPKNPFFKKIEKEVADNWGRRVSVTQRGEVGHMSIEFAGDKELKKLRDHLVKM, encoded by the coding sequence ATGGCGAAAACATTGGGGAGGGGGCTTCAATCGCTTATTCCTAAAAAACAACAAAAAATTACCGACTTGGCTTCAAGCCGGATGCAGAGAGCGGGCTGGGCGAAGCAAAAAAGGGAAAGTATTTTTAATGTGGAGACGGACAAAATCCGTCCTAATCCTCTTCAGCCAAGACGCGATTTTGCTGAAAAGCCGCTAAAAGAATTAGCTGATTCAATTAGAGAACATGGTATTCTTCAGCCGTTGATAGTCACCAAAGTTGAGAAAACGACAAGCAGAGGCCGTAAAGTAGAATACGAATTAATAGCGGGGGAAAGAAGGTGGCGCGCCGCCCAAATGGCGGGCTTGCCCAGCGTTCCTGTTGTAATTCGCGACAGCGCCGCGCGCCAAAAACTGGAAATCGCTTTGGTTGAAAATATTCAAAGAGAAAATCTCAATCCGATTGAAATGGCGATTGCTTTTAAGCAATTTCAGGATGATTTTGGTATGAAACATCATGAGATAGCGGAAAAGGTGGGGCGTCAGAGAACGAGTGTTACTAACTTTCTCCGACTTTTAACTCTGCCACAAGAAGTTCAAGACGCGCTTTCCTCCGGCAAAACCAAAGAAGGGCGGGCAAGAGCGCTTTTGCTGGCCGAGCCGTCGGCTCGCTTGCCCCTTTTTAGAGAAATGATGAAGCATGACTGGGGCGTTCGAGTGATTGAAGATAAAGCGAGAAAGTTCGCGGTTCCGAATAAGTTTGCGACTGGTCACGGTCCTAAAAATCCGTTTTTTAAGAAGATAGAAAAAGAGGTTGCTGATAATTGGGGACGCCGGGTAAGCGTTACGCAAAGAGGGGAAGTAGGCCATATGAGTATTGAGTTTGCGGGGGATAAGGAACTGAAAAAGTTGAGAGACCATCTGGTGAAGATGTAG